AACCTGTTCCATGTTTGCGGTTTAGGATTTGTGCGGCCTACGTGATTCGGCCCGTCGCGATGTTCTCGACGCCGCTCCTTCTCGTTCTCCGGCCGCATTGCGCCGGTGGATCCTTTAGGTTTAGGACCGACATTGGCTGTTGAGACTCCCAAATGTATACTGCCTGTTTTGCTTGCTGTGTGGCAGTTATTTATTACGTGGTACAGTTTTGCTTGGGCCATTAGTTGTTGTCTTGTTGAAGTAAAGTAATTAACTTTTAACCGAATGCCTGCCAATTTAGGGTGGACATGTCAAGTTCGGTAGTACTAGCTGGTATGCCCACGTGTGTCTTAGTTTCACCATCTATTTGTTTCTGACTGATTTGAATGCTCAACCAGCAGGTGCCGTTCGATTAAGCATTGGTGTTGGGAAGTTCAGAAGCACATTTCGTCATCGCCGTAACCATAAGCTAGACTTCTCGACAATCATATATCCTTGAACCCTCAACGAAAGGATTCGTCTGTTCTGGAATGGACGCTTTGCACGGCCAAACCTCGTGTGGATCATTGCTACAAAAACTGCAGGTACATGCTCAGACTGCTCGTTACTTTATAATGCCATAAAAAAGCCGATTCTTTCATTTGGCATCTGATTTGTTGGCAAGGTGACATTTCTTCTTTGTTTTGTTTTCGGATTTTCAGTTAGTATGGGATGAAGTTGGTGAGAGCGATGAGGACCGCGACAAGGTTCTGTTTCAGCTGGATCAGGAATGCTTGGATGTGTACAAGAGGAAAGTTGATCAGGCACTCAAGTCGAGGGACCTTCTTCTCCAAGCACTGGACTACTCAAAGATGGAGTTAGCCAGGCTCGCTTCTGCCCTTGGAGAGAAATCCATAGCAACAAGTGTAAGTGAAAATACATGTCTGCTTTCAATAATGTTAGGCTAATTCAGCCTGTCTGTAACTCTGAAGAAATGAGGCATGCTTGACCAACTAGAGTTTTCAGCATTCTCAGTGTCGTGTAGCAATGTTTTGTCGTGTGTTCTTTGTTGGACTTGTAGTTCTGCTCTGCTATGCTAGATTAATTTCAGTGCTTGCCTTGTTGCTACTTCCCCATAAGTTCAGTTCAGAAGCAGTTGATCTTACTAGTTACTGGTTTGCTGCATGCCAGATGTCAGATGATACTTTCACATGTTTTCATAATGATTACAAAAGGGTGTAAGATTGATAGCTCTTTATGTTTGCAGCCTGAGAAAACAGCACGAACAATCAAGCAACAGCTTGCTGCTTTAGCTCCAACACTTGAACAACTGGGCAAGCAGAAAAAGGAGAGAATAAATAAATTTGCTGATATAATGTCAAGAATCGAGCAAATAAGGGGTGAGATTGCTGGCAATCTCGAGATAGGCCAGCAGGTAGCAATACCACAAATCAATGAGGATGACTTGACAGATGAGAAACTTCGGGACTTCCAGTCTCAGCTCCAAGAGCTCGAGAAAAAGAAGGTATGCATTTCTCTGTTTCATTTGCTTTGTAGTAGTGTTTTAGTGCTTATTGATTGTCATATCTTTGGTTTCATGGAGAAGATAAGATACATTTTTCTTGACATTACAGAGGGAGAGGCTGAAGAAGGTACTTGAGCATGTGAGTACAGTACAAGATCTCTGTTCTGTATTGAAGATGGAACATTTTAGCATAATAACTGAAGTTCATGAGAGTCTAGACGACTCTGTTGGTAAAGACCACAAGAGCATTAGCAATGATACCCTGTCAAAACTTGATAGGACAATAGCTACTCTTAATGAGGACAAAACATTGAGGCTAAAGAAGGTAAGGCATATGTCCAATTATATACTTGCCAACCAATAGCCACTCTATTTTTACATTCAGTTTTGTGAATATGTTCAAAATATCATTTCCAGCTTCAAGAGCTTGCCACTCAGCTAAATGATCTCTGGGATCTCATGGACACACCAACGGAAGAAAGAAGCTTGTTTGATCACGTTACCTGTAACAGAACAGCGAGTGCTGAGGAAGTCACCGCACCTGGGGCACTTGCTCTAGACATAATTAATCAAGTGAGATGAAGCAATATCGTCATTTTATTCCTCTAGTATTCTTGTTTGACCTTTTCCCCCCAATATTCAGGCTGAGGTCGAGGTTCAAAGATTGGATGAGCTCAAATACAGCAAGATGAAAGAAATAGCTTTTAAGAAGCAAACCACACTGGAAGACATTTATGCGAGTGCTCACATCGTAATAGACACAGCAGCTGCCCATGATAAAATATTTGCGCTGATCGAATCAGGGAGCATGGAACCTACAGAATTGATTGCTGATATGGATAGTCAGATATTGAAAGCAAAGGAAGAAGCTCTAAGCAGGAAAGAAATTTTAGATAAAGTTGAGAGATGGATATCTGCATGCGAGGAAGAAAGCTGGCTTGAAGATTATAACCGAGTATGCTAGTCTCTAGTTCTAGTAAATCATGATCATACTTGTATTCTCTGTGAACTGGTGCGACTAAGTTATTCCTTTCTGGAACTTTTTTTTCTTATAGCAAATTTCTTTTGCAGGATGATAACAGATATAATTCAGGCCGAGGTGCCCACCTGAATCTCAAACGCGCTGAAAAGGCTCGTATTCAAGTTAACAAAATTCCAGGTGCTTTTGTTGGCGCATAAGCAAATAATCTTTGCTGTGACACTGAATAAACTTATGCCTTCTTTTGATGCATTTACTACAATCCAAGTGTAGAAGAGATTCTTTGAGGGGAAATGCAGAATAGGCAAATGCTTTTCTTCttgatttattttattttcctgtctgtttGCTGATGTAAGCATTCTTCTAGGCCTTGTTGAAACTCTGGTGGCCAAGACAACGGCTTGGGAAGAGAATCACGGTCTATCCTTCACATATGATGGTGTTCCTCTTCTAGCTATGTTGGATGAGTATGTGATGCTTAGgcaagagaaggaagaagagaagaGAAAAATGCGGGTTAGTGTTACTTCCTTTATTGCACTCTTGAAAGAATTTAAATGCCAAGTAGAAACTAGATATTGAACCTGAATGTACCTGTGTCCTTCTAGTTATATAATGTTCTTGCTTTCTGTTAACTGTGATGTAGTTACAGTAGTTGCTTGCTTGCGTTTTCCAGATGTCAACCTGCCACGCTGGCCAATATGCATAGTTTCTGTCTCTACCTCTTTTGCGTACTAAAATTTCTCTCTCAGTTGCCAGTTTGCCACAGTTCTGAGTTACTTTGTGTTTGGTTGAAGATATGTAACGTTCACATATAAACCAACAAGGGTGTTGAAGTGATACTTATCCATGCTTTTGATCAAATGTTGCAACTGCAATCAGCTGTCATAGTTCTGTTCCTTTCACATTCCAGGAACAAAAGCGCTACACTGAGCAGTTACTGAACATCGACCGTGAAGGGCCGTTCGGGACACGTGTCAGTCCCTATAGAGTGGCCAGTGCAAAGAAGGTACCTAGTCCAAAGCCCAACGGCAGCGTGGCCAACGGGTCCCCTGGTAgaaggctctcgatgagcactcaGCAGAACGAGAGCAAGAGTTCCCGGTCTGCTGGTAAGAAAGCTGCTGCTGTGGCGGCACAGCCGAAAACACCAGCTTCCCCGAATGAAGCTGCAACAGTGAAAGAAGACGACACGCCCATTCAGCACACGGACGCTGATCCAGTCCCTTGTTCACCATGAACTGTTGCGTCTTTCTCGTTCGATTGCTCTGTACTATTTTTGTAGTGATTTCTTGGTAGGTTCAGAACTGGAGTTTGGTTATCTGATGTCGAATCTTGTAATCGGTTAGTGGTGGTATCCTAACGTCTGAGTAGTTGTACTAGATGTCTAGCTTTAATCCATTCCTTGAAAGTAAAAGAGGCTCTTGCAGGTTTGCGTCGTTTTTACTTATCTGGGTGTACAATTTTGTGGTTGGTAAATTGAGGCTTTTCTTTACTGAACTTGTGTCTGTTTGTTTAGCATCAACTCGCTGCATTTGGCAGCTAAATAAAACTCGCTGCATTTGGAGCTCGGATTTTCTTTACCTGAAATAGCAGGACAGCGTACTATTGTAAATTTTATCTATTCATTAAATAATTTGTACGAAATAATGTGAAAcagaaacagaaaaggaaattACAAGAGATGTTGCCTTTGCCCTATGGATAACCATGGCAACATCCTTGACTCCATCTGTCGAAAGAAGCTGATTATACTTCCATTAAGGTAACAAAACAGGAAAAGAAGTACACGAATTATTTACACTAGCTAGCGTATGCGCACAATCTTGTTATAGAATTCAAAATTTGAATACGCAAGCATGTCTTGACTAATAGAAATAAAATTTTGTGCATTTGAGTTATTATGACTTACCCAATAAAGTAACAAAGGCGCAGAATCAAAGTTAGAAACAGCATATCCCATGGCTTCGATATGACTTCCGAATCACTACTACGCATAATAATTCAATTCCACGTCTGAATCTGTTGAGGATTGCAAATGGTCGGTACCTCTCCGGCATTCAGGGTCAGTTTGGTTGGTGTCCTCGACAACACGCCTGGGAAATATCGATGCCTGGCATGCGCCCGAGAAACTACAAAAAATTGCCTGGTCAGGCAAGTAGAGCGAAGCCC
The sequence above is a segment of the Aegilops tauschii subsp. strangulata cultivar AL8/78 chromosome 6, Aet v6.0, whole genome shotgun sequence genome. Coding sequences within it:
- the LOC109779048 gene encoding 65-kDa microtubule-associated protein 2 isoform X1, which translates into the protein MDALHGQTSCGSLLQKLQLVWDEVGESDEDRDKVLFQLDQECLDVYKRKVDQALKSRDLLLQALDYSKMELARLASALGEKSIATSPEKTARTIKQQLAALAPTLEQLGKQKKERINKFADIMSRIEQIRGEIAGNLEIGQQVAIPQINEDDLTDEKLRDFQSQLQELEKKKRERLKKVLEHVSTVQDLCSVLKMEHFSIITEVHESLDDSVGKDHKSISNDTLSKLDRTIATLNEDKTLRLKKLQELATQLNDLWDLMDTPTEERSLFDHVTCNRTASAEEVTAPGALALDIINQAEVEVQRLDELKYSKMKEIAFKKQTTLEDIYASAHIVIDTAAAHDKIFALIESGSMEPTELIADMDSQILKAKEEALSRKEILDKVERWISACEEESWLEDYNRDDNRYNSGRGAHLNLKRAEKARIQVNKIPGLVETLVAKTTAWEENHGLSFTYDGVPLLAMLDEYVMLRQEKEEEKRKMREQKRYTEQLLNIDREGPFGTRVSPYRVASAKKVPSPKPNGSVANGSPGRRLSMSTQQNESKSSRSAGKKAAAVAAQPKTPASPNEAATVKEDDTPIQHTDADPVPCSP